In Elephas maximus indicus isolate mEleMax1 chromosome 7, mEleMax1 primary haplotype, whole genome shotgun sequence, the following proteins share a genomic window:
- the LOC126078917 gene encoding tripartite motif-containing protein 43-like gives MDSAFQKELTCFICLKYLTDPVTIGCGHSFCQACVCLSWEGAKVPARCPICRNTSEQTEFRTNTLLKNLVSLARQASLCQFLSSEEQMCGTHKETKKMFCEESKNLLCLLCSNSQEHEAHSHCSIECAVEEYREKLIKEMRSLWKNIQKNQRNLNEESKITNLWRYYVCLLSEIISSEYQKLHPILLEEEKQHLEGLKNEGKKIFQQLKKSEATMVQKGRHLREMYEELMNMCHKSDVELLQDLGDILTRSESMQLNMPQPVNPALSARPITGLIDRFRQFRVEISFSYEISSQNIMLFDDVRSLRLRRDLQEAPFPSGRSHYFAAWGDQAFTSGKHYWEIEVDNSWDWAVGVCKDTWLRKNSSRVQSEDTFLFLCVKEDNCYNLLTTSPVLSQYIEKPLGQVGVYVDFDSRSVSFVNVAKSSLIWAYPACSFNYPLRPFFYTGHT, from the exons ATGGATTCAGCCTTCCAGAAGGAACTCACCTGCTTCATCTGCTTGAAGTACCTTACAGACCCTGTCACCATAGGCTGTGGACACAGCTTCTGCCAGGCCTGTGTCTGCCTTTCCTGGGAAGGAGCCAAAGTTCCTGCCCGTTGCCCCATATGCAGGAACACATCAGAGCAAACAGAGTTCAGAACCAATACTCTACTGAAGAATCTGGTGTCCCTTGCCAGACAAGCCAGTCTCTGCCAGTTCCTGAGCTCTGAGGAACAGATGTGTGGGACACACAAGGAGACAAAGAAGATGTTCTGCGAAGAGAGCAAGAATCTGCTCTGTTTGCTCTGCTCTAACTCTCAAGAGCACGAAGCTCACAGTCACTGTTCCATAGAATGCGCTGTTGAGGAATACCGG GAGAAGCTCATAAAGGAAATGAGATCTTTatggaaaaatattcaaaaaaatcagagaaatctgAATGAGGAGAGCAAAATAACCAACCTGTGGAGA TATTATGTGTGTCTACTGTCAGAGATTATCAGCTCTGAGTATCAGAAATTGCATCCGATTCTCCTTGAGGAAGAAAAACAACATTTAGAGGGACTGAAAAATGAAGGCAAGAAGATATTTCAGCAACTGAAGAAAAGTGAAGCCACAATGGTTCAAAAGGGGAGGCACCTGAGAGAAATGTATGAGGAGCTGATGAATATGTGCCATAAATCAGATGTGGAGTTGCTCCAG GATTTGGGAGACATTTTGACAAG GAGCGAGTCCATGCAGCTGAACATGCCCCAGCCTGTGAACCCAGCGCTCAGTGCCAGGCCCATCACTGGCCTGATAGACAGGTTCCGCCAGTTCCGAG TGGAAATTTCCTTCAGTTATGAAATAAGCAGTCAGAATATCATGTTGTTTGATGACGTGAGAAGTCTGAGGCTTAGACGTGACCTTCAAGAGGCACCTTTTCCTTCTGGAAGATCTCACTACTTTGCCGCATGGGGAGACCAGGCCTTCACCTCTGGAAAACACTACTGGGAGATAGAAGTGGACAACTCTTGGGACTGGGCTGTAGGAGTCTGTAAGGATACCTGGTTAAGGAAGAACAGCTCAAGGGTCCAGTCTGAggacacttttctttttttatgtgtgaagGAGGATAATTGTTACAATCTTTTGACCACCTCCCCAGTGCTTTCTCAGTATATAGAGAAACCTCTGGGGCAGGTAGGTGTGTATGTAGATTTTGACAGTAGAAGTGTGAGTTTTGTTAATGTTGCCAAAAGTTCCCTCATATGGGCATACCCAGCTTGCTCCTTCAATTATcccctcaggcctttcttttacacTGGTCACACGTGA